The following proteins are co-located in the Haliotis asinina isolate JCU_RB_2024 chromosome 13, JCU_Hal_asi_v2, whole genome shotgun sequence genome:
- the LOC137259503 gene encoding uncharacterized protein: MNLTFHLLIILSMDLHHFRLHCSGGNIQNLNYAHFGDYKDKMRTSRIIMDGSTRSMVHCAQLCSETAACVSFFHNKNTRHCSLHDVIFFSPDDGVHSLGMKYYVYDEGDCSFKEGFSYSRISRACFSIRSNDGLKNWASSKLFCKDRNLRLATVDSEEKFDYTVATIRQSSRFKTSANYYIGLNDHAKEGKFVWVDGTPAQWTRWEKGSPLKDVKRNCVMLAGRSTYSGEFLFVDKYCPKNFFRWICEKVLP, translated from the exons ATGAACCTTACGTTTCATCTTTTGATCATCTTGAGCATGGATCTGCATCACTTCCG ATTACATTGTTCTGGTGGCAACATACAGAATCTCAACTACGCCCACTTCGGAGACTACAAGGACAAGATGAGAACTAGCAGGATCATTATGGACGGGTCCACCAGAAGCATGGTTCATTGTGCACAACTCTGTTCGGAGACTGCGGCATGTGTTTCCTTTTTCCACAACAAGAACACAAGACACTGTAGTCTCCATGACGTCATCTTTTTCAGCCCAGATGATGGCGTCCATAGTCTAGGAATGAAGTATTACGTTTACGATGAAG GAGACTGCTCCTTCAAAGAAGGATTTTCCTACAGTAGGATCAGCAGAGCCTGCTTCAGCATCAGGAGTAACGATGGTTTGAAAAACTGGGCTTCATCCAAACTGTTTTGCAAGGACAGGAATCTTCGACTCGCAACAGTAGACAGCGAGGAGAAGTTTGACTATACTGTTGCGACGATCAGGCAGTCCTCGC GGTTCAAGACAAGTGCCAACTACTACATTGGACTTAATGACCATGCAAAGGAAGGCAAGTTTGTATGGGTTGATGGCACCCCTGCACAGTGGACCAGGTGGGAGAAAGGCAGTCCTTTGAAAGATGTCAAGAGAAATTGCGTCATGTTAGCAGGTAGAAGTACGTACAGTGGAGAGTTCCTATTTGTGGATAAATATTGTCCTAAAAATTTCTTTCGTTGGATATGTGAAAAGGTTCTGCCATAA